The nucleotide sequence TTTTGCCCCGGTATTAGCACCATATGACCCATACAAGCAGGACCTGACTATAAGGCTTTTGCCTCCTGGCAGTCCAGGACACTTACTGGGTACTGACGAATATGGCAGGGATATGCTGAGCCGACTTATATATGGCGCAAGACTGTCGCTGCTTGTGGGTTTTAGTTCAGTGGGATTTGGCCTGGCCTTTGGTGTAATCCTTGGGCTCTTAGCTGGTTACTATTCGACTTTGGACAGCATAATAATGAGGATTGTAGACATCCTGCTGGCCTTCCCGGGGGTCCTGTTAGCTCTAGCTATTGTTTCAGCACTTGGGCCAGGCATAGCCAATGTGATAATTGCAGTAGGAGTATGGTCTATACCTACCATATCTCGCGTGGTTAGGGGCACAGTCCTTTATATAAAGGAAATGGACTACATTGCTGCTGCTAAAGCCCTCGGTGAGACGGACTTTATGATACTGTTTAAAGAGATACTACCAAATTGTGTGTCATCCATAGTTGTCTATGCAACAATGAGACTGGCTACAGCCATACTTTCAGCCGCCACATTAAGTTTCCTTGGGCTTGGCGCACAGCCACCTGCGGCTGAATGGGGAGCAATGGCATCTACGGGCAGAAACTATATCTTTCAGGCGCCATATCTTACACTTTTACCCGGGTTTGCCATTATACTTGTGGTTTTTGGCTTTAACTCTCTGGGTGATGGTCTCAGGGATGCATTGGATCCAAATTTGAAAAATGCACTTTAGACAATATCTTAAATTGTGATTGCGATGTAAGAAGTAGACTTGCTTTAAGGTTGCATTTGATGTTGCATACCATTCTTTGATAGGACTTTTTTACAGTATAATCAAATTGTTTTCTGAATTAATAAATTAAAGGGGGAAACTGAATTGAAAAAAAGTTTATTAATCATGCTCATCCTGGTACTGACATTAAGCTTTACTATGACAGCGTGTTCCTCAGGCAGCCAGACAAATAACCAGCAGGCACAGACAGGAGAAACAGAAAAGGCACAGGAGGTTCCTCAAGAGGTAACATATATATCCATGACCGACGCAGTAGGGCTTTCTCCTATCCTCACCAACGACTCTGCGTCCAGTAATATCATAAG is from Calorimonas adulescens and encodes:
- a CDS encoding ABC transporter permease, which translates into the protein MTETGGITIRTDEKYRRKSPFVDLWKHLKRNKLAVTGLAIVTVFIIVAIFAPVLAPYDPYKQDLTIRLLPPGSPGHLLGTDEYGRDMLSRLIYGARLSLLVGFSSVGFGLAFGVILGLLAGYYSTLDSIIMRIVDILLAFPGVLLALAIVSALGPGIANVIIAVGVWSIPTISRVVRGTVLYIKEMDYIAAAKALGETDFMILFKEILPNCVSSIVVYATMRLATAILSAATLSFLGLGAQPPAAEWGAMASTGRNYIFQAPYLTLLPGFAIILVVFGFNSLGDGLRDALDPNLKNAL